From Syntrophorhabdus sp., a single genomic window includes:
- a CDS encoding LysR family transcriptional regulator: MELRHIETFLKIAELRSFTRAADELCITQPTVSKQIVDLERFFDVRLIDRTKRTVTLTKAGEILLEYAVDIVNLKKDTIEAIASFRGLRKGKMTLGASTIPGIYIMPRLLCTFKERYAGISFELIISDTKDILDRMENGLLDIGIVGAKSDTNKVDFKKLVDDTIIFIAPPDHPGTMTLAELMDHPVIARERGSGTRNTLEAALAKVRGVRKGGLTVIAELSDNEAIKRAVMNGMGMAYISRIAAAAEIDAGTLREVSVQGLPEIKRSLFTITRRGKTILPQVKVLMEIIDKWRRDEKA, translated from the coding sequence ATGGAATTAAGGCATATCGAGACATTTCTCAAGATCGCCGAGCTCAGGAGTTTCACCAGGGCGGCAGATGAGTTGTGCATAACCCAACCCACGGTAAGCAAGCAGATCGTCGACCTCGAGCGGTTCTTCGACGTGAGGCTCATAGACCGCACGAAACGGACGGTGACCCTGACAAAGGCCGGGGAGATCCTTCTCGAGTATGCGGTGGACATCGTTAACCTCAAGAAGGACACCATAGAGGCCATAGCATCCTTCAGAGGCCTCAGGAAGGGGAAGATGACCCTCGGGGCAAGCACCATTCCCGGCATCTACATCATGCCCCGCCTCCTGTGCACCTTCAAGGAACGCTATGCGGGCATCAGCTTCGAGCTCATCATATCCGATACGAAGGACATACTCGACAGGATGGAGAACGGTCTCCTCGACATCGGCATCGTCGGCGCGAAGAGCGACACGAACAAGGTCGACTTCAAGAAGCTCGTCGACGACACCATAATCTTTATCGCCCCTCCCGATCATCCCGGGACAATGACGCTCGCGGAGCTCATGGACCACCCGGTCATCGCGAGAGAAAGGGGCTCCGGCACGCGTAACACCCTCGAGGCGGCACTGGCGAAGGTCAGGGGCGTTAGGAAGGGAGGTCTCACCGTGATCGCTGAGTTGTCCGACAACGAGGCGATCAAGCGGGCCGTGATGAACGGCATGGGAATGGCCTATATATCCCGCATCGCGGCGGCCGCCGAGATCGACGCAGGTACACTCAGGGAGGTATCCGTCCAGGGCCTGCCCGAGATAAAGAGATCCTTGTTCACGATCACCCGAAGAGGAAAGACGATACTTCCACAGGTGAAGGTTCTTATGGAAATAATCGACAAATGGAGAAGAGATGAAAAAGCATAG
- a CDS encoding ferredoxin family protein, translated as MKGTISIDQERCKGCELCIEFCPAKVIRLSDRLNAKGYFVAAFDDGKECTGCGTCAVICPEVAIEVMKS; from the coding sequence ATGAAAGGTACGATCAGCATTGATCAGGAACGTTGCAAAGGGTGCGAGCTGTGTATTGAATTCTGTCCCGCCAAGGTCATCAGGCTTTCCGACAGGCTCAACGCCAAAGGTTACTTCGTGGCCGCCTTCGATGACGGAAAGGAATGCACCGGGTGCGGCACCTGCGCCGTCATCTGTCCTGAAGTGGCAATAGAGGTGATGAAGAGTTGA